A single Mixta calida DNA region contains:
- the pncB gene encoding nicotinate phosphoribosyltransferase, protein MTRYASPILTTMLDTDAYKLHMQQAVFHRYHNVTVTAEFRCRGDDLLGIYADEIRAEIAHMQQLALSDEEYAYLASRPFFKQDYLDWLKAFRYNPDQVKVRNHDGKLDIRISGPWREVIMWEVPLLALISEVVHRHRSPQATPEMAVERLLQKIDDFKQVTADIDLSRFRLMDFGTRRRFSRDVQFAIVSTLQRDFPWLVGSSNYDIARRLDITPVGTQAHEWFQAHQQISPVLANSQRAALQAWLDEYDDKLGIALTDCITMDAFLRDFGPGFANRYQGLRHDSGDPVEWGEKALAHYEKLAIDPHSKTLVFSDNLDFNKAIDLYRHFGQRTNVVFGIGTRLTCDIPQVKPLNIVIKLVECNGKPVAKLSDSPGKTICQDKAFVRALRKAFDLPLVKKAS, encoded by the coding sequence ATGACACGATACGCTTCCCCGATTTTAACCACGATGCTTGATACCGATGCCTACAAGCTTCATATGCAGCAGGCTGTATTTCATCGCTATCACAACGTGACCGTTACCGCAGAGTTCCGTTGTCGGGGCGACGATCTGTTAGGTATCTACGCCGATGAGATTCGCGCCGAGATTGCGCATATGCAGCAGCTGGCGCTAAGCGATGAGGAATATGCTTATCTCGCCAGCCGTCCCTTCTTTAAGCAGGATTACCTCGACTGGCTGAAGGCGTTTCGCTACAACCCCGATCAGGTCAAGGTACGCAACCACGACGGCAAACTGGATATCCGCATCAGCGGGCCGTGGCGCGAAGTGATTATGTGGGAAGTGCCGCTGCTGGCGCTGATCAGCGAAGTGGTTCACCGCCACCGCTCACCGCAGGCGACACCGGAGATGGCCGTTGAGCGTCTGCTACAAAAAATCGATGATTTCAAACAGGTTACGGCGGATATCGATCTGTCGCGCTTCCGCCTGATGGATTTCGGCACCCGTCGCCGCTTTTCGCGCGATGTGCAGTTCGCCATCGTCAGCACGCTACAGCGCGATTTCCCCTGGCTGGTGGGCTCCAGCAACTACGACATCGCCCGTCGGCTCGACATTACGCCGGTCGGCACTCAGGCGCACGAATGGTTCCAGGCGCATCAGCAGATCAGTCCGGTGCTGGCCAACAGCCAGCGGGCGGCGTTGCAGGCCTGGCTGGATGAATATGACGATAAGCTCGGCATCGCGCTAACGGACTGCATTACGATGGACGCCTTTCTGCGCGATTTCGGTCCCGGCTTCGCCAACCGCTATCAGGGGCTGCGTCATGACTCAGGCGATCCGGTGGAATGGGGCGAGAAAGCGCTGGCGCATTATGAGAAGCTGGCTATCGATCCGCACAGTAAAACGCTGGTCTTTTCCGACAACCTCGATTTCAACAAGGCGATCGATCTCTATCGTCACTTCGGCCAGCGCACCAATGTCGTCTTTGGCATCGGCACACGTCTGACCTGCGATATTCCGCAGGTGAAGCCGCTGAATATCGTGATTAAGCTGGTGGAGTGCAACGGCAAACCGGTAGCGAAACTCTCCGACAGTCCGGGCAAAACCATCTGTCAGGATAAAGCCTTTGTCCGCGCCCTGCGCAAAGCGTTTGATTTGCCGCTGGTGAAAAAAGCCAGCTGA
- the asnS gene encoding asparagine--tRNA ligase, with product MSVVPVADVLLGQVAVGSDVTVRGWVRTRRDSKAGISFVAVYDGSCFNPVQAVVNNSLPNYQSEVLRLTTGCSVIVTGKVVESPGQGQSFEIQATAIEVVGWVDDPDTYPMAAKRHSIEYLREVAHLRPRTNLIGAVARVRHTLAQALHRFFHENGYFWVSTPLITASDTEGAGEMFRVSTLDLENLPRDAQGKVDFNEDFFGKEAFLTVSGQLNGETYACALSKIYTFGPTFRAENSNTSRHLAEFWMLEPEIAFASLDDAADLAEAMLKYVFKAVLDERADDMAFFAERVDKEAVSRLEKFVTADFARVDYTDAIDILLASGQAFENAVEWGIDLSSEHERYLAEKHFKAPVVVKNYPKDIKAFYMRLNDDGKTVAAMDVLAPGIGEIIGGSQREERLDVLDQRLNEMGLNKEDYWWYRDLRRYGTVPHSGFGLGFERLIAYVTGVQNVRDVIPFPRTPRNASF from the coding sequence ATGAGCGTAGTGCCTGTAGCGGACGTACTGCTCGGCCAGGTTGCGGTTGGCAGCGATGTCACCGTGCGCGGTTGGGTACGTACCCGAAGAGATTCAAAAGCCGGTATTTCCTTTGTCGCCGTGTATGACGGCTCCTGCTTTAATCCCGTTCAGGCTGTCGTCAATAATTCTCTGCCTAATTACCAGAGCGAAGTGCTGCGTTTAACGACCGGTTGTTCCGTCATCGTTACGGGCAAAGTGGTTGAATCTCCGGGCCAGGGACAGAGTTTTGAGATTCAGGCGACTGCAATTGAGGTGGTGGGCTGGGTAGATGATCCCGACACCTATCCGATGGCGGCGAAACGTCACAGCATCGAATACCTGCGTGAAGTAGCGCACCTGCGTCCGCGCACTAACCTGATCGGCGCTGTGGCACGCGTGCGTCATACGCTGGCGCAGGCGCTGCACCGCTTTTTCCATGAGAATGGATATTTCTGGGTTTCCACGCCGCTGATCACCGCTTCCGATACCGAAGGCGCCGGCGAAATGTTCCGCGTCTCTACGCTGGATCTGGAAAACCTGCCGCGTGACGCGCAGGGCAAGGTCGACTTTAACGAAGACTTCTTCGGCAAAGAGGCGTTCCTGACCGTATCCGGTCAGCTGAACGGCGAAACCTACGCCTGCGCGCTGTCAAAAATTTATACCTTTGGCCCAACGTTCCGCGCCGAAAACTCCAATACCAGCCGCCACCTGGCGGAGTTCTGGATGTTGGAGCCGGAAATCGCCTTCGCCTCGCTGGATGACGCCGCCGATCTGGCGGAAGCGATGTTGAAGTATGTCTTTAAAGCGGTGCTGGACGAGCGCGCCGATGATATGGCGTTCTTCGCCGAGCGCGTAGACAAAGAAGCGGTCAGCCGCCTGGAAAAATTTGTTACCGCCGATTTCGCCCGCGTGGATTACACCGACGCTATCGACATTCTGCTCGCCAGCGGTCAGGCATTCGAAAACGCGGTTGAATGGGGCATTGACCTCTCTTCCGAGCATGAGCGCTACCTGGCGGAAAAACATTTCAAAGCGCCGGTGGTAGTGAAAAACTATCCGAAAGACATTAAGGCTTTTTATATGCGCCTTAACGACGACGGTAAAACTGTGGCGGCGATGGATGTGCTGGCGCCGGGTATCGGGGAGATTATCGGCGGTTCGCAGCGTGAAGAGCGTCTCGACGTGCTGGATCAGCGTCTCAATGAAATGGGCCTGAACAAAGAAGATTACTGGTGGTATCGCGACCTGCGTCGCTACGGCACCGTTCCTCACTCCGGTTTCGGTTTAGGTTTCGAACGTTTAATCGCCTATGTCACTGGCGTACAAAATGTAAGAGATGTTATCCCGTTCCCACGAACGCCGCGCAACGCCAGTTTCTAA